The following is a genomic window from Acidobacteriota bacterium.
GCGCTTTCCTCATCAGCGACGGCGTGATCCCGGGCAACGAGGGGCGCGGCTACGTCATGCGCAAGATCGTGCGGCGCGCCATCCGCCACGCCAAAATGCTGGGGCGCACCGAGCCGATTCTCTACACCCTCACGGCCCTGGTGGCCAAGATCATGCAGGACGCCTATCCCGAACTGCAGCAAGGACGCGACTACGCCGCCAAGATCGTGCGCAACGAAGAGGAAAAGTTCTCGGCCACCCTCGATCACGGCTTGACCCGGCTCGACGAGATCATCGATTCGGTGGAAAAGAGGAAGAGCGACACCATCCCCGGCGATGAACTCTTCCGTCTCTACGACACCTACGGCTTCCCTCTCGACCTGGCCCGCGAAGTCGCTCAGGACAGGGATCTGAAGATCGATGAGCAGGGATTCGATTCCTGTATGGAGGAGCAACGCCGGCGGGCCCGCGCCAGTTGGAAGGGGGGAGAAGGCAAGAAGGCCGCCCCCAAGTATCAGGAAATGGCCGAGCGGGGCTTGCCCACCGAATTCACCGGCTACACCGACACCGAGGACGTCGAGGGGACGATCCTCTCTCTCCTCAGAGGAGACGAGGAAGTCGAAGTCCTGAAAGAAGGAGACGAGGGCCATGTGGTGCTGGACCGGAGCCCCTTCTACGCCGAGGCCGGCGGACAGGTGGGAGACAAGGGACGCATCGCCACCGACGGCGCCCAGGCTTCCGTCCTGGACGTGCAAAGTCCCGTGACCGGCCTGCGTCTGCACCGCGTCCAGGTTCAGCACGGCAAGCTCAGCAAAGGTGAGACGGTGCGTTCTTACGTGAGCCGCGAGCTGCGCTGGGACACGCAGCGAAATCACACCGCCACCCATCTGCTTCACGCCGCCCTGCGCGAAGTCCTGGGACCCCACGTCAAGCAATCCGGCTCGCTGGTGGCTCCGCAACGCCTGCGCTTCGACTTCTCCCACTACAAGGCGGTGACGGCTCTGGAACTGCGCGAGATCGAAGAAATGGTCAACCGCAAGATCCGCGAAAACATCGCGGTGGAGACCGAACTGCTCGGCCTCGACGAGGCCCTTAAGAAGGGCGCCATGGCCCTTTTCGGCGAAAAGTACGGCGAGCAGGTCAGGGTGGTCGATATTGCCGATTTTTCGCTGGAACTGTGCGGCGGGACCCATGTCCAGCGCACCGGCGATATCGGGCTCTTTCACATCGTCAGCGAGTCCTCCATTTCGGCCGGGACGCGCCGGGTTGAAGCGCTGACGGGGGAGGCGGCCCTGAACCGCGTCCTCGACAGCGAGAGCCTTCTGGAGGAGGTTTCGGGAGACCTGCATGTCCGCCGCGATGAGGTGACCGAGGCCGTTGAGCGCCTCTCCCGCGAACTCAAGGAGGCTCAGAAAAAGGTTGAGGAGCTGCAGCTTAAAGTAGCGCAGACACAGAGCGGAGACGCTTTGCGGGAAGCCCGTGAAATCAAAGGCATCAAGGTCTTGGCCCGCCAGGTCGAGCAAC
Proteins encoded in this region:
- the alaS gene encoding alanine--tRNA ligase, which gives rise to MKTASEIRETFLSYFEERGHKRVRSSSLVPRNDPTLLFTNAGMNQFKDVFLGLEKREYNRAATSQKCMRVSGKHNDLENVGRTARHHTFFEMLGNFSFGDYFKKGAIEYGWELCTEVYGLNKDQLVATVYREDDEAYDLWRKHIGLPQERVFRLGEADNFWAMGDTGPCGPCSEIHFDLTGHGGGNPETNPERYFEVWNLVFMQYDRDGSGAMTPLPSPSIDTGMGLERLASLLQGVDSNWETDLFKPLIDEACRIIGVRYGEDQDTDVSLRILADHSRACAFLISDGVIPGNEGRGYVMRKIVRRAIRHAKMLGRTEPILYTLTALVAKIMQDAYPELQQGRDYAAKIVRNEEEKFSATLDHGLTRLDEIIDSVEKRKSDTIPGDELFRLYDTYGFPLDLAREVAQDRDLKIDEQGFDSCMEEQRRRARASWKGGEGKKAAPKYQEMAERGLPTEFTGYTDTEDVEGTILSLLRGDEEVEVLKEGDEGHVVLDRSPFYAEAGGQVGDKGRIATDGAQASVLDVQSPVTGLRLHRVQVQHGKLSKGETVRSYVSRELRWDTQRNHTATHLLHAALREVLGPHVKQSGSLVAPQRLRFDFSHYKAVTALELREIEEMVNRKIRENIAVETELLGLDEALKKGAMALFGEKYGEQVRVVDIADFSLELCGGTHVQRTGDIGLFHIVSESSISAGTRRVEALTGEAALNRVLDSESLLEEVSGDLHVRRDEVTEAVERLSRELKEAQKKVEELQLKVAQTQSGDALREAREIKGIKVLARQVEQLDRNALRQLADRLRNQLKSGVVLLGTSENGKAALVAMVSDDLTDRIRAGDLIREVAPLVGGGGGGRPQMAEAGGKDPSGLPKALQRAYDFVSEKA